A window of Clostridia bacterium contains these coding sequences:
- the fliP gene encoding flagellar type III secretion system pore protein FliP (The bacterial flagellar biogenesis protein FliP forms a type III secretion system (T3SS)-type pore required for flagellar assembly.): MNRFCFRKKFLILLGLVCLFLLVPLSIMAAPLPVPQIGIGVGAAETPQEVALSLQILALLTILTLAPAILILMTSFTRIIVVFSFLRNALATQQMPPNQVLVGLALFLTFFVMAPVWAEVNQNALQPYLAEEITQEDAFEKALNPLREFMFKQTREKDLALFVNLATDTKPDGPEDIPIYAVIPAFAISELKTAFQIGFLIYVPFIIIDMVVASTLMSMGMMMLPPMMISLPFKLLLFILVDGWHLVVQSLLAGFY; this comes from the coding sequence ATGAATAGGTTCTGTTTCCGAAAAAAATTTTTGATTTTGCTTGGCTTGGTTTGTTTGTTTTTGTTAGTTCCTTTATCGATTATGGCTGCACCTCTACCGGTACCGCAAATAGGTATTGGAGTGGGGGCTGCGGAAACACCGCAAGAGGTTGCACTTTCTTTGCAGATACTGGCTTTGTTAACTATTTTAACTTTGGCCCCGGCAATTCTTATTTTAATGACTTCATTTACTCGTATAATTGTAGTGTTTTCTTTTTTGAGAAATGCCTTGGCTACACAGCAAATGCCACCTAATCAGGTGTTAGTGGGTTTAGCCTTGTTTTTAACTTTTTTTGTGATGGCTCCGGTTTGGGCAGAAGTTAATCAGAATGCACTACAGCCTTATTTGGCCGAGGAAATAACTCAGGAGGATGCCTTTGAAAAAGCATTAAATCCCTTACGAGAATTTATGTTCAAACAAACTCGCGAGAAGGATTTAGCCTTGTTTGTAAATTTAGCTACTGACACTAAACCAGATGGTCCAGAAGACATTCCAATTTATGCTGTAATTCCGGCTTTTGCCATTAGTGAATTAAAAACTGCTTTCCAAATTGGTTTTTTAATTTACGTACCTTTTATTATTATTGATATGGTTGTGGCTAGTACTTTGATGTCTATGGGGATGATGATGCTGCCACCGATGATGATTTCACTACCCTTTAAATTGTTATTATTTATTTTGGTAGATGGTTGGCATTTAGTTGTACAATCTTTATTAGCCGGGTTTTATTAA